A portion of the uncultured Draconibacterium sp. genome contains these proteins:
- a CDS encoding DUF5916 domain-containing protein: MNRTNFSRAAILLFLLLGIVSISELNAQDRFELSLISRTKGKRIPEKSLQIAKTDAEITIDGVLDEEVWQTADKAHDFHRQYPTDDTTALSKTEASILYDDNNLYVGVTCFDELEGNYIVESLRRDYRERNNDYFMLIIDPFDDLTNGYAFTITPLGVQMEGLITGGGGGFMGVSDSWDNVWYSKTKKTDEGWTAEFKIPFKSIRYADDISNWNIQFVRNDLKRNERSTWTTVKRQYQPTSLTYSGELKWEGTPPEAGSNISIIPYVSGSATQPNLSVNNNIGWDWNAGFDGKVALSTSLNLDLTLNPDFSTVEVDQQQTNVTRFELFYPERRQFFIENSDLFSDFGFRRSQVFFSRRIGLSSPMIFGARLSGQVGDGLRVGFLNAQTKHQMNADFDDTPAYNFTVGSFKKQLFGRSNISGIFAMKQAINFSKDQEDGFDFGTQNEYNRVYGLQYNLMSADDKWDGSFYYFNSDDPVHTSKHWAHGTSIRYNTRKLMAFWTHEYVAENFNAEMGFFPRTGYFTFGPFVRYSFYPDSKTISTHGPSFRSNYYMDTNWEFTDKDMEVGYGINFLNSSRINLEWQNTYVKLFDDFDPTWQFEEGTEPLPSGSEYTWNALNASYSSNSRKDFSFDVRASYGGFYNGNATNLSGTFRYRIKPIFSLAMNYTYNKIDLPNPNPSAAFWLVGPRIDLTFSEKVFWTNFIQYNEQADNVNINSRLQWRFAPVSDIFLVYTENFLPDGMVSKNRGLIVKMSYWINL; encoded by the coding sequence ATGAACCGAACTAACTTTAGTAGAGCTGCAATCCTGCTCTTCTTACTATTAGGAATAGTTTCTATTTCAGAGCTTAATGCCCAGGACCGTTTCGAGCTATCATTAATATCGCGCACAAAAGGGAAGCGAATTCCCGAGAAGTCGTTGCAAATTGCAAAAACCGATGCCGAAATTACCATTGATGGAGTGCTTGACGAAGAGGTTTGGCAAACAGCTGACAAAGCACACGATTTTCACCGGCAATATCCGACAGACGATACAACAGCACTTTCGAAAACCGAAGCCAGCATTTTATACGACGATAATAATCTGTATGTTGGAGTTACTTGTTTCGACGAGCTGGAGGGAAACTACATTGTTGAATCGTTACGTAGAGATTACCGTGAGCGGAACAACGATTACTTTATGCTGATAATTGATCCGTTTGATGATTTAACAAACGGCTATGCATTTACCATTACTCCGCTGGGAGTGCAAATGGAAGGTTTGATTACCGGCGGTGGCGGCGGTTTTATGGGGGTTTCCGACTCGTGGGACAATGTGTGGTATTCGAAAACTAAAAAAACCGATGAAGGCTGGACTGCAGAATTTAAAATCCCTTTTAAATCGATTCGTTATGCCGACGACATCAGCAATTGGAATATTCAGTTTGTGCGAAACGACTTAAAGAGAAACGAACGCTCTACCTGGACCACCGTTAAAAGACAGTATCAGCCAACATCGTTAACCTATTCAGGCGAATTAAAATGGGAAGGAACACCGCCGGAAGCAGGCTCAAATATTAGTATTATTCCTTATGTTTCCGGATCGGCTACGCAGCCGAATCTTTCTGTAAATAATAATATTGGATGGGACTGGAATGCCGGTTTCGATGGTAAGGTGGCACTTTCAACCTCGTTGAATCTCGACCTGACACTAAATCCTGATTTTTCAACTGTTGAAGTAGACCAGCAACAAACCAACGTTACCCGTTTCGAACTGTTTTACCCTGAGCGCCGCCAGTTTTTCATCGAAAACAGCGATCTTTTCAGTGATTTCGGATTCCGTCGATCGCAGGTATTTTTCTCGCGTCGTATTGGTTTGTCGTCACCTATGATTTTTGGTGCCCGCCTGAGTGGACAGGTTGGCGACGGTTTGCGTGTAGGCTTTTTAAATGCACAAACCAAACATCAAATGAATGCTGATTTTGATGATACTCCGGCATATAATTTTACGGTTGGCTCGTTCAAAAAGCAGCTTTTTGGGCGTTCAAATATTTCGGGGATATTTGCCATGAAACAGGCTATCAATTTCTCGAAAGACCAGGAAGACGGATTTGATTTTGGTACTCAAAACGAATATAACCGGGTTTATGGGTTGCAGTACAACTTAATGTCGGCCGACGATAAATGGGATGGTAGTTTCTATTACTTTAATTCCGACGATCCGGTTCACACCTCAAAACACTGGGCACACGGAACAAGTATTCGTTACAATACCCGAAAGTTAATGGCCTTTTGGACACATGAATACGTAGCCGAAAATTTTAATGCCGAAATGGGTTTTTTTCCGCGCACCGGATATTTTACCTTTGGTCCGTTTGTGCGCTACAGTTTTTATCCCGATAGTAAAACAATAAGCACGCATGGTCCGAGTTTTCGGTCGAATTACTACATGGACACGAATTGGGAATTTACCGATAAAGATATGGAAGTGGGTTACGGTATAAACTTCTTAAATTCGAGCCGTATTAATCTCGAGTGGCAAAATACCTATGTAAAATTATTTGATGATTTTGATCCGACCTGGCAGTTTGAAGAGGGAACCGAACCTTTGCCATCGGGATCAGAATATACCTGGAATGCACTAAACGCAAGTTATTCTTCTAACAGTCGTAAAGATTTTTCATTCGATGTTCGGGCCAGTTATGGAGGTTTTTATAATGGAAATGCAACCAACCTTTCGGGAACATTCCGGTATCGTATTAAGCCAATTTTTAGCCTGGCGATGAACTACACGTATAATAAAATTGATTTACCCAATCCTAATCCAAGTGCAGCATTTTGGCTGGTTGGGCCACGAATTGATTTAACATTCTCGGAGAAAGTTTTCTGGACAAACTTTATTCAGTACAACGAGCAGGCCGACAATGTGAACATCAACTCGAGGTTGCAGTGGCGATTTGCCCCGGTTTCAGATATTTTTCTGGTTTATACCGAGAACTTTTTGCCGGATGGAATGGTTTCAAAAAACAGGGGACTCATCGTAAAAATGTCATACTGGATTAATTTATAA
- a CDS encoding cation transporter yields the protein MLKSEYHISKMDCPSEENMIRMKLDGIQAIKKLEFDIENRNLTVFHSEENEEILSRLESLNFNAKLSTTNEVNENEFATESSDVQSKLLWSVLLINFGFFIIEMSTGLISRSMGLVADSLDMLADSFVYGLSLWAVGSTVIRKKKVARLSGYFQLTLALLGIIEVIRRFIQFEDMPDYRIMIGISILALAANAVCLWLLQKSKSNEAHIKASMIFTSNDIIINSGVILAGVLVLLTQSKYPDLIIGTIVFLIVVRGAIRILKLGK from the coding sequence ATGTTGAAATCAGAATACCACATTTCAAAAATGGACTGCCCGTCCGAAGAAAATATGATTCGGATGAAGCTGGATGGAATTCAAGCCATAAAGAAACTGGAGTTTGACATTGAAAACCGCAACCTCACTGTTTTTCACTCCGAAGAAAATGAGGAGATTCTGTCGCGACTGGAATCGTTGAATTTTAATGCAAAACTTTCTACTACCAACGAGGTTAATGAAAACGAGTTTGCAACAGAAAGTTCAGACGTTCAGTCTAAATTACTCTGGTCAGTACTTTTAATCAATTTTGGTTTTTTCATAATAGAAATGAGCACCGGTTTAATTTCCCGATCAATGGGATTGGTGGCCGACTCGCTCGATATGCTTGCCGATTCGTTTGTATACGGGCTCAGCCTCTGGGCTGTCGGTTCAACAGTTATCAGGAAAAAGAAAGTGGCGCGCCTTAGCGGTTACTTTCAGCTGACACTTGCTTTGCTGGGAATTATTGAAGTAATTAGGCGCTTTATACAATTTGAAGATATGCCCGATTACCGCATAATGATTGGCATTTCTATTTTGGCGCTGGCAGCAAATGCCGTGTGTTTGTGGCTGCTGCAAAAATCAAAAAGCAACGAAGCTCATATAAAAGCCAGCATGATTTTCACCTCAAACGACATAATTATTAATAGCGGAGTAATTTTAGCCGGAGTGCTGGTATTGCTTACCCAATCAAAATACCCCGATTTAATAATTGGTACAATCGTATTCCTGATTGTTGTAAGAGGTGCAATCCGGATATTAAAACTTGGAAAATAA
- the metK gene encoding methionine adenosyltransferase: MHYLFTSESVSEGHPDKVADQISDALLDQILAFDANSKVAIETLVTTGQVVVAGEVKSQAYVDVQEVTRNVINQIGYTKAAYRFDGDSCGVLTAIHEQSDDINRGVDREEKTEQGAGDQGMMFGYACKDTENYMPLTLDLSHKILQELAVIRREGEVMTYLRPDSKSQVTVEYNESNEPVKVHTIVVSTQHDEFDADEPMLAKIKDDVINILIPRVKALLSEDVQALFGDDIIYHVNPTGKFVIGGPHGDTGLTGRKIIVDTYGGRGAHGGGAFSGKDPSKVDRSAAYASRHIAKNLVAAGVADEILVQLAYAIGVAQPVGVFVNTYGRKNVRISDGEIAEKVKAIFDLRPAAIEERLKLRNPIYQESAAYGHMGREPKTITKTFESPYSGKVTKELELFTWEKLDFVDQIKETFGL; this comes from the coding sequence ATGCATTATTTATTTACAAGTGAATCAGTATCGGAAGGCCACCCGGATAAGGTAGCCGACCAAATTTCAGATGCACTACTCGACCAGATTCTGGCTTTTGATGCCAACTCGAAAGTGGCTATCGAAACCCTGGTTACAACCGGTCAGGTAGTTGTTGCAGGAGAAGTAAAGTCGCAGGCATATGTTGATGTGCAGGAAGTTACACGAAACGTAATTAACCAAATTGGTTATACCAAAGCAGCGTATCGTTTTGATGGCGATTCGTGTGGTGTTTTAACAGCCATTCATGAACAGAGCGATGACATTAACCGTGGTGTTGACCGCGAAGAGAAAACCGAGCAAGGCGCAGGTGACCAGGGAATGATGTTTGGTTACGCGTGTAAAGACACAGAAAATTACATGCCGCTAACACTCGACCTGTCGCATAAAATTTTACAGGAGCTTGCGGTTATCCGTCGCGAAGGTGAAGTGATGACTTACTTGCGCCCCGACTCTAAATCGCAGGTAACTGTTGAGTACAACGAATCGAACGAGCCGGTGAAAGTACACACAATTGTGGTATCGACACAGCACGACGAATTTGATGCCGACGAACCAATGCTGGCAAAAATTAAGGATGATGTGATCAACATTCTTATTCCGCGCGTAAAAGCGCTGTTATCAGAAGATGTACAGGCTTTGTTTGGCGATGATATTATTTACCACGTAAATCCAACCGGTAAATTTGTTATCGGTGGACCACACGGAGATACCGGATTAACCGGACGAAAAATTATTGTTGATACATATGGGGGACGTGGAGCCCACGGAGGTGGTGCATTCTCGGGTAAAGACCCATCGAAAGTTGACCGCTCGGCTGCTTATGCATCGCGCCATATTGCCAAAAACCTGGTAGCTGCAGGTGTTGCCGATGAAATTTTAGTTCAGCTGGCTTACGCCATTGGTGTTGCCCAGCCGGTGGGTGTTTTTGTAAATACCTATGGTCGTAAAAATGTAAGAATATCAGATGGTGAGATTGCTGAAAAAGTAAAAGCTATCTTCGATCTTCGTCCGGCAGCGATTGAAGAGCGATTGAAACTTCGTAATCCTATTTACCAGGAATCGGCAGCATACGGGCACATGGGCCGTGAGCCAAAAACAATTACAAAAACGTTCGAGTCGCCATATAGTGGAAAAGTTACCAAAGAACTTGAACTGTTTACCTGGGAAAAGCTTGATTTTGTTGATCAGATTAAAGAAACTTTCGGACTATAG
- a CDS encoding glycosyltransferase family 2 protein — protein MYPEVSVILPFFNAELTLQRAIDSILEQSLTNFELLLVNNNSTDKSDEIAGQAAQNDSRIVLLNEKVPGVANAMNCGLKNARGRFIARMDADDVAQLKRLEKQYNFLEKNPSVDFVGSEVEYIPHIPEAAGFRRFVNWANSFHRPEEIGLKQFIEIPVINPTIFFRRELFEKYGGCRDGNFPEDYEMQLRYLSRGAQMAKLPDKLLAWHDYSTRLTRTDERYSTEAFFQTKALYFKKWSEKNNPFHPVIWIWGAGRKTRQRSAFLCKQGLKIEGFIDIKKSKADSVFYKDLPKRGQIFIVSMVTNTGARQKISEFLRLRNYCEGEDFILMG, from the coding sequence ATGTATCCTGAAGTTTCAGTTATACTGCCTTTTTTCAATGCCGAACTCACTTTGCAGCGCGCCATCGATAGTATTCTGGAACAGAGCCTTACCAACTTCGAACTGCTTTTGGTTAACAACAACAGCACCGATAAAAGTGATGAAATTGCAGGACAAGCTGCACAAAACGATTCGCGTATTGTTTTGCTAAATGAAAAAGTACCGGGCGTTGCAAATGCCATGAACTGCGGATTAAAAAACGCCCGTGGGCGTTTTATTGCCCGCATGGATGCCGATGATGTAGCGCAGCTTAAACGCCTTGAAAAACAATACAACTTCCTCGAAAAAAATCCCTCAGTTGATTTTGTTGGAAGCGAAGTGGAATACATTCCGCATATTCCAGAAGCAGCAGGGTTTCGGCGTTTTGTTAATTGGGCAAACTCATTTCACAGGCCTGAAGAAATTGGGCTGAAACAGTTCATCGAAATTCCGGTGATAAATCCAACCATCTTTTTCCGGCGCGAGCTATTCGAGAAATATGGTGGCTGCCGTGACGGTAATTTCCCTGAAGATTACGAAATGCAACTGCGCTACCTAAGCCGCGGAGCCCAAATGGCCAAACTCCCGGATAAACTGCTTGCGTGGCACGACTATTCAACCCGGCTAACCCGCACTGATGAACGTTATTCTACCGAAGCATTTTTCCAAACCAAAGCCTTGTATTTTAAAAAGTGGTCGGAGAAAAATAATCCGTTTCATCCAGTCATCTGGATTTGGGGAGCAGGACGTAAAACCCGGCAACGAAGTGCCTTTTTGTGCAAACAAGGATTAAAGATTGAAGGATTTATTGATATCAAAAAATCAAAAGCTGATTCAGTTTTCTATAAAGACCTTCCTAAACGCGGGCAAATATTTATTGTATCAATGGTAACCAACACCGGAGCAAGACAAAAAATCAGTGAATTCTTAAGGCTCAGAAACTATTGTGAAGGCGAAGATTTCATTTTAATGGGTTAG
- the gldA gene encoding gliding motility-associated ABC transporter ATP-binding subunit GldA, with translation MIVETQNITKLFGKQKALDSISFTVNTGELVGFLGPNGAGKSTTMKIITGYLPQDEGNILIDGQKVSGQNLEYKKQIGYLPEHNPLYTDLYVKEFLEITAGFYHLKNKKQRVAEMIELTGLGIEQHKKIRALSKGYRQRVGLAQALIHDPSILILDEPTTGLDPNQLEEIRALIRQISKEKTVILSSHIMQEVEAVCNRVLIINKGKIVADGNINEVKAGINIQNQVVIAGFKEQVSDKQLLQIPGVNSVRENEAGWEIEARNEADIRPAIFQFAVENNFTLLTLFEKQQNLENVFHQLTR, from the coding sequence ATGATTGTTGAAACACAGAATATCACAAAATTGTTTGGAAAACAGAAAGCGCTCGATTCGATCAGCTTTACTGTAAACACAGGCGAACTAGTAGGTTTTTTAGGACCAAACGGAGCCGGTAAATCTACCACAATGAAGATTATTACAGGCTATCTTCCGCAAGATGAAGGTAACATTTTAATCGACGGGCAAAAAGTTTCGGGCCAAAACCTCGAATATAAGAAGCAAATTGGCTACCTGCCCGAGCATAATCCGCTTTACACCGACCTATACGTAAAAGAGTTTTTAGAGATAACCGCCGGATTTTACCACCTGAAAAATAAAAAACAGCGTGTTGCAGAAATGATTGAACTTACCGGACTGGGAATTGAGCAACACAAAAAAATACGAGCCCTTTCGAAAGGTTACCGCCAGCGTGTGGGATTGGCACAGGCGCTTATTCACGATCCGTCGATTTTGATATTGGATGAGCCAACAACCGGTCTCGATCCTAACCAACTGGAAGAAATTCGCGCACTAATACGCCAAATAAGCAAAGAAAAAACGGTAATTCTGTCGTCGCATATTATGCAGGAAGTAGAAGCTGTTTGCAACCGCGTGCTAATAATCAACAAAGGAAAAATTGTTGCCGATGGCAACATCAATGAAGTGAAAGCCGGGATCAACATTCAAAACCAGGTTGTGATTGCCGGTTTTAAAGAACAGGTTTCTGACAAACAATTGTTGCAAATTCCAGGCGTAAACAGTGTTCGTGAAAACGAAGCTGGTTGGGAAATTGAAGCAAGAAACGAAGCTGACATCCGGCCAGCCATTTTTCAGTTTGCCGTTGAGAACAACTTTACACTACTCACCCTTTTTGAAAAGCAACAAAACCTGGAAAACGTTTTCCATCAACTTACCCGCTAA
- the ispG gene encoding (E)-4-hydroxy-3-methylbut-2-enyl-diphosphate synthase, whose protein sequence is MKDRNFNYIKDLTRYQRQETVEVNIGGVPVGSSQPIRIQTMTDTNTTDTEATIEQIIRVVKAGADYVRVTVKGMSDAESLKIIKKELVDRGYNTPLIADIHFNPKLAEVAAQYVSKVRINPGNFYDKRAQFKNKIYTDVEYNQELDIIEKQFVPFIQMLKDTKTALRIGANHGSLSDRVMSRYGDTPAGIAESVMEFLRICKKQDFNNVVVSIKSSNTRVMVYTVRLLNFKMRLEGMKFPIHLGVTEAGEGEDGRIKSAVGVGALLSDGIGDTVRISLTEAPLNEIPVALKLVNHFKRYQNHEPISAPMIAQTNPFEYERRDTRPVLNMGGQELPVVIADLGDRTLREMIPIRGKLVPDYFISGNKILDIEGEEYPVITLEEYLFESTRWGRMKFIRTNKAEFDRFMDMHPEIIMKLKQTRKTVLILESYNANPMAELRAFFMSLETHIWKVPVVLYRRYNESRLDDLQITASADLGGLLIDGYGDGICLSNDNENITFTELKDLSFGILQASRMRVTKTEFVSCPGCGRTLFNLQETTRAVKAHFKHLDHLKIGIMGCVVNGPGEMGDVDYGFVGAGNNKVNLYKGLKPIKRHIPYENAVEELEQLIRENGDWKDPED, encoded by the coding sequence ATGAAGGATCGTAATTTCAATTATATAAAAGATTTAACCCGCTATCAACGACAAGAAACAGTAGAAGTAAATATTGGTGGAGTTCCTGTTGGTAGTAGTCAGCCTATCCGAATTCAAACAATGACCGATACCAACACTACGGATACGGAAGCAACAATTGAGCAGATAATCCGTGTGGTTAAAGCCGGTGCCGATTATGTGCGCGTAACGGTAAAAGGAATGTCGGATGCCGAAAGTCTTAAGATTATTAAGAAAGAATTGGTTGATAGAGGCTACAATACACCATTGATTGCTGATATTCATTTCAATCCTAAATTAGCAGAAGTAGCGGCGCAATACGTTTCGAAAGTTCGGATTAATCCGGGAAATTTTTACGATAAACGTGCGCAGTTTAAAAATAAAATCTACACCGACGTAGAATACAACCAGGAGCTCGACATTATTGAAAAGCAGTTTGTACCGTTTATTCAAATGCTGAAAGATACCAAAACAGCATTGCGAATTGGTGCCAATCACGGATCGCTTTCCGACAGGGTAATGAGCCGTTACGGCGATACACCGGCAGGTATTGCTGAATCTGTGATGGAATTTCTGCGCATTTGTAAAAAGCAGGATTTTAATAATGTTGTTGTGTCTATCAAGTCGAGTAACACACGCGTAATGGTTTATACCGTGCGTTTGCTCAATTTTAAAATGCGTCTCGAAGGCATGAAATTCCCAATTCATCTGGGGGTAACCGAAGCCGGCGAAGGCGAAGACGGACGAATAAAATCAGCTGTGGGAGTTGGTGCGTTGCTGAGCGACGGGATTGGCGACACCGTGCGCATCTCGTTAACCGAAGCACCTTTAAACGAAATTCCGGTGGCACTGAAACTGGTAAATCATTTTAAACGTTACCAAAATCACGAGCCAATTTCGGCACCAATGATTGCACAAACCAATCCGTTTGAATACGAGCGCCGCGATACCCGTCCGGTACTGAATATGGGTGGTCAGGAGCTTCCGGTGGTTATTGCTGATTTGGGCGACAGAACGTTGCGCGAAATGATTCCGATACGTGGGAAACTGGTTCCTGATTATTTTATCTCGGGAAATAAGATTCTTGATATTGAAGGCGAGGAATATCCGGTGATTACGCTTGAGGAGTACTTGTTTGAAAGCACACGTTGGGGACGAATGAAATTTATTCGCACCAACAAAGCGGAGTTCGACCGTTTTATGGATATGCACCCGGAGATCATCATGAAACTGAAGCAGACACGGAAAACGGTGCTTATTCTTGAAAGTTACAACGCTAATCCGATGGCCGAGTTGAGAGCGTTCTTCATGTCGCTTGAAACGCACATTTGGAAAGTGCCTGTTGTGCTTTACCGCAGATATAACGAAAGTCGTTTAGACGATCTTCAGATTACTGCTTCGGCCGACCTTGGAGGCTTGCTGATTGACGGTTATGGCGATGGAATTTGCCTGTCGAACGACAATGAAAATATTACTTTCACCGAACTGAAAGATTTAAGTTTTGGCATATTGCAAGCCAGTCGCATGCGTGTTACCAAAACCGAGTTTGTATCGTGCCCGGGTTGCGGACGAACCCTGTTTAACCTACAGGAAACCACCCGCGCAGTGAAAGCACACTTTAAACATCTCGACCATTTAAAAATTGGTATTATGGGTTGCGTGGTTAACGGTCCCGGCGAGATGGGCGATGTGGATTATGGTTTTGTGGGAGCCGGTAACAACAAGGTTAACCTGTATAAAGGTTTAAAACCAATTAAGCGCCATATTCCATACGAAAATGCTGTGGAAGAATTGGAGCAGCTGATTCGCGAAAATGGCGACTGGAAAGATCCGGAAGATTAA
- a CDS encoding flavin reductase family protein, whose protein sequence is MARTYWKPGTIVYPLPAVMVSCGENPEEYNIITIAWTGTINSDPPMCYISVRPGRHSYDIIKRTGEYVINLTTEKLAKATDWCGCRSGRKYNKWEEMNLTPAPAKMVKAPIIEESPVNIECRVKDIVELGSHHMFISEVVSVSVDDTYMNDKQAFSFSKANPLVYSHGHYFGMGKRIGKFGWSVEKKKTKKKRRKS, encoded by the coding sequence ATGGCACGAACGTACTGGAAACCCGGAACAATTGTTTATCCCTTGCCTGCAGTAATGGTAAGTTGTGGCGAAAATCCTGAAGAATACAACATTATAACCATCGCGTGGACCGGCACCATAAACAGCGATCCGCCAATGTGTTATATTTCGGTTCGGCCGGGGCGCCATTCATACGATATTATTAAGCGGACCGGCGAGTATGTTATAAACCTTACCACCGAGAAGCTGGCAAAAGCAACCGATTGGTGTGGCTGCCGATCGGGCCGCAAGTACAACAAATGGGAAGAAATGAACCTGACTCCCGCACCTGCCAAGATGGTAAAAGCACCCATTATCGAAGAGTCGCCGGTAAATATAGAGTGCCGCGTAAAAGATATCGTTGAACTGGGTTCGCACCACATGTTTATTTCCGAGGTGGTTAGCGTTTCGGTCGACGATACTTATATGAACGACAAGCAGGCTTTCAGTTTCTCGAAAGCAAATCCTTTGGTTTATAGCCATGGCCATTATTTCGGAATGGGAAAACGTATTGGTAAGTTTGGCTGGTCGGTTGAGAAGAAGAAAACCAAAAAGAAACGCAGGAAATCATAA
- a CDS encoding M3 family metallopeptidase — protein MKSIYLLAVIFLMNLGMVTAQTNPLLGDFNTPHDAAPFDKIKNEHFMPAFEEGIKQGKADVEKIKNNPDEPTFENTIVALDEVGRLLTRTSGIFFNLMSSETNDELQSIAQEVSPMLTSFQNDISLDPVLFERIKAVYNKKDELDLTIEQQTLLENNYIGFVRSGANLSDADKEKFREYSTELSKLSLDFGENVLKETNNYELNITDESKLAGMPEGALEAAAGKAKAKDKEGWIFDISMPSYLPVMKYADNRELRKELYMAYGSKSFKGDELDNQKNVKRIAELRLEMAKLLGYKNYADYVLERRMAMNADGVYGLLNDLYAASYKVAKEEKAEIEEYARKSGFEGDLMPWDWSYYSEKLKVEKFDLNDEMLKPYFELSSVVDGVFGLATELYGITFKENKDIPVYNDEVTAYEVFDADGTFLSVFYTDFHPRPGKRGGAWMNDFKGQYMDNGVDSRPHVTIVMNFTRPTSSKPALLTFSEVETFMHEFGHALHGMLAKSTYASLSGTNVYRDFVELPSQIMENWAVEKDFLDRFAKHYETGEPIPAELVQKIVDSQNYLAGYLSIRQLSFGYLDMAWHTLEKPYEGDVKDFEEGAWKKTQIFPEIDGVCMSTQFGHLFAGGYAAGYYGYKWAEVLDADAFSVFKEKGLFNKEVAASFRKNILEKGGTEHPMILYKRFRGQEPTVDALLERSGLVKGHKTVNP, from the coding sequence ATGAAGAGCATCTATTTATTAGCAGTAATTTTTTTAATGAATTTAGGAATGGTAACAGCACAAACAAATCCATTACTCGGAGATTTTAATACACCGCACGATGCGGCACCTTTCGATAAAATTAAAAACGAGCATTTTATGCCGGCTTTTGAGGAAGGAATTAAACAAGGCAAGGCCGATGTGGAGAAGATCAAAAATAATCCGGATGAACCAACATTCGAAAACACCATCGTGGCATTAGACGAGGTTGGCCGTTTGTTGACACGTACATCGGGAATATTTTTTAACCTGATGAGTTCGGAAACCAACGACGAATTGCAGAGCATCGCGCAAGAAGTATCGCCAATGCTTACATCTTTTCAAAACGATATCTCGTTAGATCCTGTACTTTTCGAGCGCATTAAGGCTGTGTACAACAAAAAAGATGAACTGGATTTAACTATCGAGCAACAAACGCTTCTGGAGAACAACTACATTGGTTTTGTGCGTAGTGGAGCAAATTTGTCGGATGCCGATAAAGAGAAGTTCCGTGAGTACAGCACCGAGTTGTCGAAATTAAGTCTCGATTTTGGTGAAAACGTATTGAAAGAAACCAATAATTACGAACTTAACATTACCGACGAAAGCAAACTGGCAGGTATGCCGGAAGGTGCGCTGGAAGCCGCTGCCGGAAAAGCAAAAGCAAAGGATAAAGAAGGTTGGATTTTCGATATTTCGATGCCAAGTTACCTGCCGGTAATGAAATATGCCGACAACCGTGAGTTGAGAAAAGAATTGTATATGGCCTACGGTTCGAAATCGTTTAAAGGCGATGAGCTGGATAACCAGAAAAATGTGAAACGTATTGCTGAGTTGCGCCTGGAAATGGCAAAACTGTTAGGCTATAAAAACTATGCCGATTACGTTTTGGAGCGCCGAATGGCTATGAATGCTGATGGAGTTTACGGCTTGCTGAATGATTTGTATGCTGCGTCGTACAAAGTGGCAAAAGAGGAAAAAGCAGAGATTGAAGAATATGCCCGCAAGAGTGGTTTCGAAGGCGATTTGATGCCTTGGGACTGGAGCTACTATAGCGAAAAACTAAAGGTTGAAAAATTCGATCTGAACGACGAAATGCTAAAACCATATTTTGAGTTAAGTAGTGTGGTTGACGGCGTTTTTGGTTTGGCAACCGAGCTGTATGGCATAACTTTTAAAGAGAACAAAGACATTCCGGTATACAACGACGAGGTAACTGCCTACGAAGTGTTTGACGCCGACGGAACGTTCCTTTCGGTGTTTTACACCGATTTTCACCCGCGCCCCGGAAAACGTGGTGGTGCCTGGATGAACGATTTTAAAGGGCAATACATGGATAATGGTGTTGACTCGCGTCCGCATGTAACCATTGTAATGAACTTTACCCGCCCGACTTCAAGTAAACCTGCTTTGTTAACGTTTAGCGAAGTAGAAACATTTATGCACGAATTTGGCCACGCACTGCACGGAATGCTGGCAAAATCGACTTATGCAAGCTTGTCGGGAACCAATGTTTACCGCGACTTTGTTGAGCTGCCATCTCAAATTATGGAAAACTGGGCGGTTGAAAAAGACTTCCTCGATCGTTTTGCAAAACACTACGAAACCGGTGAGCCTATTCCTGCCGAGTTGGTTCAGAAAATTGTTGATTCGCAAAATTACCTGGCCGGTTACCTTTCAATTCGTCAGCTGAGTTTTGGTTATTTAGATATGGCCTGGCACACGCTTGAAAAGCCATATGAGGGTGATGTGAAAGATTTTGAAGAAGGTGCTTGGAAGAAAACACAAATTTTCCCGGAGATTGATGGCGTTTGTATGAGCACTCAATTCGGTCACTTGTTTGCCGGTGGTTATGCAGCCGGTTATTACGGTTACAAATGGGCCGAAGTGCTGGATGCCGATGCATTTAGCGTGTTCAAAGAAAAAGGCCTGTTCAATAAAGAAGTGGCTGCATCGTTCCGTAAAAACATTTTGGAAAAAGGAGGAACTGAGCATCCAATGATTCTTTACAAACGTTTCCGCGGGCAAGAGCCAACTGTTGATGCACTGCTTGAACGTAGCGGATTGGTTAAAGGTCATAAAACTGTAAATCCGTAA